The DNA segment TGCAATCGCTGCTGCAAAAGCACAAAATATGCCAAAAGATAACATTGACTCCGCCATAAAACGAGCCAGCGGCAAAGATAGTGCCGATATTAAAACGATTTTTTATGATGGCAAGGCAGCTCACGGGACACAAATCATCGTTGAGTGCGCAACTGATAATCCAACAAGAACGGTTGCAAATGTTAAAGCTATTTTTAACAAAAACGGTGGCGAGATACTGCCTAGCGGTAGTTTAAGCTTTATGTTTTCAAGAAAAAGCGTTTTTGAGGTTGTTAAGCCTGAGCGTGATTTAGAGGAGCTGGAACTTGAGCTTATTGACTTTGGCTTAAGCGAGATTGAAAGTAGTGATGAAAGCCTTTATATTTACGGCGATTACGAGAGTTTTGGTACTTTAAGCGAAGGCATTTCAAAGCTAAATTTAGAGCTAAAAAAGGGAGCTTTGGAGTATATACCAAACACAACTATAAATTTAAGCGAAGAGCAGATGTCAGATGTAGAAAAGCTTCTTGATAAGCTTGAAGACGATGATGACGTTCAAGCGGTTTATACAAATATCGAATAAAGGCAGAAAATGAGAAATGATGAGTTAAAAATTTTTGATATAAATATTGATGAGTTAAAAAAAGATAAATTTGCGATATTTCACACACAAAAAGGCGATATAAAGCTTGAGCTTTTTGCAGATGAAGCACCACAAGCCGTAGCAAATTTTACAAGCCTGATAAAATCTGGCTTTTATAATGGTCTAAATTTTCACCGCGTTATACCAAATTTTGTTATTCAAGGCGGTTGTCCTTATGGCACGGGAACTGGTGGTCCTGGATACTGCATAAAATGTGAGTGCGATGAACAGAAGGTAAAACACGAGCGTGGAAGTCTATCAATGGCTCACGCTGGTCGTAATACTGGCGGCTCACAGTTTTTCATCTGCCATAGCCCACAACGCCACCTTGACGGAGTTCATACCGTCTTTGGAAAGTGCGTTGATGACGATAGTTTGATGGTTCTTGATGATATACGTGCGGGGGATAAGATAGAGTCTGCCGAAGTAAAAGATAGTCTATAAGGGTAGAAAATGCAAACTAGCAAAACTGAGAGAAATTTCTGGCTAAGACTAGCGACAAATCTAGCATTTTGGGTAGTGCTAGGTATAGTAGCTGGTATAGTTGTTGGCATAGTGGCACCAGAGCTTGGTGTGGCTAGTAAGCCTGGTATTGATTATTTTATTAAAGCACTTAAAATTTTGATAGGACCTATAATATTTTTAACCATAGTATCTGGTATTGTTGGTCTTGAGAGCTTAAAAGATTTAGGTAGTATCGGTTTTAAGGCGTTTATATATTTTGAGATCGTAAGCACATTGGCTCTTGCTGTTGGTATTATTTTTGGAGAGGGATTAAAACCTGGACACGGGATGCACCTTGACTACACAAAGCTAGATCCACATAGCGTTGATAAATACACAAACGTCGATCGCGATGTTGGCTCTATGTGGGCGATACTAAAAAGTGCTGTTCCAACAGATCCAATTACTCCATTTTTAACCTCAAATACGCTTCAGGTGCTATTTATGGCACTTATAGTTGCTATTGTGCTATCTTTTTTAAAACCTGAGCATAAAAAAGCTTGTTTAAAACCGCTAGAATTTATACAGCACTATGTCCTTAAACTACTATCTTTGCTTATGCTTTTTAGTCCGATTGCGGCTTACTCTGCAATGGCATACTTGATAGGAAAATTTGGCATTGGCTCACTTGTTGGTATGCTTGAGCTTTTAGCTGTTATGGCTGCGGCTAGTCTATTTTTTATATTCATTGTACTTGGTGTTATATGCTATTTTGCAAAGGTTAACATCTTTAAATTTATGCGATTTATATCAAAAGAAGTTCTTGTAGTTTTTGCAACAAGCTCGTCTGAAACCGCTCTAGCACCACTTATGCAAAAGCTAGAATGTGCCGGAATTCATAGAGGTGCGGTGGGACTTATCATACCTACTGGATATTCGTTTAACCTTGACTGTACAAACATCTATCTAAGCTTAAGCGTAATCTTTTTGGCACAAGCCTTTGATATACCGCTAAGCATAGAGCATTTAATAAGCGTTTTGGTCGTGCTAATGATAACAAGCAAGGGTGCAGTTGGTGTAACTGGCTCGGGATTTGTTGTATTAGCAGGAACTCTTGCAGCACTGCCAAGCACTGGAATACCAGTTGTAACGGTTGCGGTGCTACTTGGAGTTGATAAGTTTATGTCTGAAATGCGTGCAGTTGGCAACCTATGCGGAAATGCCGTTGGCTGTATGATCATATCCATTTGGGATAAAAAAGTAGATATGGAGCAATTCCGCTACGCACTTGATAATCCAAAAGAATTCGAATTTAAATCATAAATCATAGGGCAACCTGCCCTATGAACATTAATAATCCTTTTTAATACAATTTTTATTTTTTAGTAACTACTTCATTAGATAAAGCTATATTTAATATAGGGGGGGGGTATAATCATGCCTTAAAATTATAACAAAAGGAGAGCAAATGTTGAAAAAAGTTGCAAATAAAATTGCCGTTATTATACTCGCTTTACTAGCGTCGTCGTTTGTGATATTCTCGTTTTTAAGCTACAAAGAGACAAATATGGCGATGATAGGAATGTCTGAAACGTCAAAGGAGTCGATCACTCGCTCGGCTGAAATTTTCATCGAAGAGTATGCCAAAACTAGAGTAATGGCAGTTGAAAAGCTTGTTAATTACCTGCAAAAAAATCCAGAATTAATACAAGATAGAGAGGCTTTAAAGGCTAAATTTACAGATCTTATTACTGCTACAAGTATCGATGCTTTATTTATTGGCTTTGCAGATGATGGATCTTTGATAAATGCCTATTTTGATAAAGGCGGTATTGATCCAAAATTTGAGTTTATTGGGGAAAATGAAAATTATGATGCAAGAAATCGTGGTTGGTTTAAGCAGGCTAAAGCAGATAAGGTTACTGCTACTAAGCCATATCCAGAGAGCACAAGTGGAAAAATAGTTGCTAGTTTTGTAAAGCAAGTTGTTATAAATGGCAAAATGGTTGGCGTAGTTGGCTCAGATATAGATCTTAGCGGGCTTGGGCAGACGCTAATTAAGATGAAAGATAGTCCAACTGGTATAGTGATTATGGTTGATGTTGCAAGTAGAAATTTGGTTTATCATCCAAATCCAAAGCTTATAATGTCTGACTCAAAACCAGCAAAAGACGCCGTTGATATTTGGGTAAATGGATATAACCAAAACGGCGAAAAATCATTTAGATTTGAGTATGGCGGTATCGAAAAAGTCGGTGCTTGTAAGAAATATGGCGTTGCTGATTGGCTAGTTTGCTCAGCAAATGAGCTTAGTGACTATAACGATACGCTAAATACTGTTTTACGCGACCAGGCTTTGTTTTCTACGATATTTATAGTTTTAATAGTTGGAATTTTAGTTTTTGCGGTTAGCTATTTTTTAAAACCCCTAGGCAACATCACAGACGGCTTAAACTCATTCTTTAAATTCCTAAACTATGAGATAAAAGAGCCTTCACTTATAAAAGTAAGCACCAAAGATGAATTTGGAGTAATGGGCAACCTAGTAAATGAAAACATCAAAAAGATACAAGACTCAACAGCACAAGATGCACAAGCAGTATCTGGTGCTGTATCAACAGCAGACTCAATAGGCAGAGGAGATCTAAAAGCACGTATTACACAAAACCCAGCTAACCCAAGCCTAGTAGAGCTTAAAAACGTTCTTAATAAAATGCTTGACACCCTTGAATCTAAAGTAGGTTCAGACCTAAATGAAATTCAAAAGGTATTTGATAGCTTTAAAAGCTCAAACTTTGTAGCTAGGATAGATAATCCTAAAGGTGAAGTAGAAAAGGTTACAAATGTATTAGGTGATGCAATAGCTGGAATGCTCCGTGACAACCTAGACAAAGCTGAAATTCTAGAGCAAAAAGCTCAGATACTAAGTGATTCTATGAAAGAGCTAACAGATGGAGCAAATAGCCAAGCAAATAGCTTACAAGAAAGTGCTGCAGCAGTAGAACAGATGAGCTCATCAATGAGTGCCATATCTCAAAAGACACAAGATGTTATAAGACAATCTGAAGAGATTAAAAACATAATAACAATAATAAGAGATATAGCAGACCAAACAAACCTACTAGCACTAAATGCTGCTATTGAAGCAGCCAGAGCAGGAGAACACGGACGTGGATTTGCTGTTGTTGCTGATGAAGTAAGAAAACTAGCTGAGAGAACTCAAAAGTCACTTGGAGAGATAGAAGCAAATACAAATGTACTAGCTCAATCAATCAATGAGATGAGTGAATCAATAAAAGAGCAAGCTGAAGGTATAAATATGATAAATCAATCAGTAGCTCAGATAGATAACCTTACACGTGCAAATGTATCAGTAGCTAATAGAACTAATGAAGTAACAGCTGAGGTAGATAATATGGCTAAAGATATTGTTAGTGAGGTTAGGAAGAAGAAATTCTAATTAAAGGGGTGAGAGCCCCTTTTATTCGTTTCTTAAAGTTTGTAAGATATTAACTTCTGAAGCTTTTTTTGCAGGATAGTAAGACGATATACAAACTATCAAAATAGCACCAAAAACAATAAGACTAAAATCCATCAGTGATAACTCCATTGGCAATTTTGAACTTCCATAAACATCGGCTGGTAAATTTATAATATTAAAATTTCCAAGCAACCATACGCCAAAAAGCCCCAAAATAATACCAAAAATGATACCGCCACCACCAATTACAAAACCCTGCAAAAAAAAGCTCTTTTTTATCTCACTTTTACTTGCACCAAGTGCCAAAAGCAAAGCTATCTCCTGACGCCTATTCATAACGGTCATCAAAAGCGAGCTTACTATATTTAAGGATGCAACTAAAATAATAAGCATTAACACGATAAATAAAGCACGTTTTTCAAGCTGAAGTGCTGAGAAAAAATTGCCGTTTTGTTGCCACCAGCCAATAGCCTTTAACCCCAAAGGTAAAGCACTCTGGATACGCTTAATATCATCAAATGGCTCGGCTGAGTAAATATGTATCCCGTCATAAATACCAGCTGGATACTCTAAAATTTTACGTAACGACTCGACCGACGTGTAGCTATAAGCCTTATCATATGCAACAAGTCCCGAGCTAAAACCAGCCACCACATCAAAACGCTTCATTTTTGGTATCAGCGAAAATCCGCTCGGATCGGCTTTTGTAAATATAGCAGTTATCTTTTCGCCGTTATTTATCCCCAAGGTATCCTTTAATCCATTTCCAACCAAAATTTCAAAATCGCCAAGTTCAAGTGCATTCAGTCCAGCTTTTACAACAGAATTTATCTCTTTTTCATCTGCCGAGTTTACACCAAATAAAAGTCCGCCCTCAAGGCTATTTTGCCCTCTTAAAATAACCTGAGTGCTGATAAATGGGCTAAATTTCAGATCTGGAAATTTTTGCTTTAGTTCATTTACCAGTTCATCGTTTATACTCGCTTTAAAACCGCTAAGGACACTTATTGGATAGTTCATCGTAAAAAGCTTTCGCTCAAATTCCTTATCAAAGCCGTTCATTATAGCCATTGCAACTATTAACACCATAAGCCCGATGCTAACTCCTAAAAACGCAAGTAACGCACTAAGAGATATGAATGGCTGAGTTTTATCAAACCGCAAATATTTAAATAATAGATATTTTGGCAAACTCATATTAATTACCAAAATTTTGTTTTACTAAAATTTTCACGCAAACACACCTTTTTTAGGACCACTTTTGCCGTGACACTCTTTGTATTTTTTACCGCTTCCGCAAGGGCAAGGCGCGTTTCTAGGCACCTTTTTTTCAGATGTATTTGTCAAAATGCTCTCTTGCTCCTCTTGCATTAGCTCTCTAGCACGTTCTGCTTCAGCCTCTTCTTTGCTCTTTAGTCTTAAAATGCTAAGCATTTTTACACTTTCAGTTTTTACCCTGTTTACCAGCTCCATAAATAGATTATAGCTCTCTTTTTTATACTCAGTTAGCGGATCTTTTTGGTTGTATCCACGAAGTCCGATACCAGTTTTTAATATATCCATTTGATAAAGGTGCTCTCTCCACGCATTATCAAGAACTTGCAGATATAAAACCTTTTCGACATCTCGCTTTTGAGCTGGATTTACTATACTCATTTTAGCTTCATATCTTGATGTTAAAATTTCATCTATTTTGCTTGCAAGCTCTGCGTATTCTAGCCCAATTAGTTCACTCTCATCAATGTGCTCAGCACAATCATTTTCTATTATAGAAACCAAATTTTTAATGTCAAAGTCATCTTTTAATCCACCACTAAAAATTTCAGCATTTTCAAGCAACATAGCCACATACTCGGCTCTATTTTGAGCTATCTTTTCGCTCATATCATACTCTTTATCAAGCAACTCGTCGCGATACTTATATATTGTTTTTCTCTGCTCATTAGCAACATCATCGTATTCAAGTAGGTGCTTTCTAGCCTCAAAGTGCAGGTTTTCAACCTTTTTTTGAGCATTTTCAACGGCCCTTGTTACGAGCTTACTCTCTATACTCTCGCCCTCGTCAATGCCAAGCCTATCCATTATAGACTTTATCCTGTCTGCTCCAAAAATTCTTAAAAGATTATCCTCTAAAGATAGATAAAATCTACTCACACCAGGATCGCCCTGACGACCAGCACGACCTCTAAGCTGATTATCTATACGGCGACTCTCGTGACGCTCTGTACCGATGATATAAAGTCCACCAAGAGCCCTAACCTCGTCATCTATCCTAATATCAACACCACGCCCAGCCATATTTGTAGCGATTGTCACAGCCCCTTTTTTACCCGCCTGTGCGATGATTTGTGCCTCTTTTTCGTGATTTTTAGCATTTAGTACGGAGTGAGCGATACCAGCTTTTACCAGCATAGAGTGAAGCAACTCGCTTCTTTCGATACTTGCAGTACCAACTAATACTGGCTGACCCTTTTGGTTTGCCTTTTTTATCTCATCAATAACCGCTTTAAATTTCTCATTTTGTGTTTTGTAAATGAGATCATTTTGATCTAGTCTTTTTATCGGCAAATTTGTAGGAATTGAGATAACATCAAGCTTGTA comes from the Campylobacter mucosalis genome and includes:
- a CDS encoding peptidylprolyl isomerase, which produces MRNDELKIFDINIDELKKDKFAIFHTQKGDIKLELFADEAPQAVANFTSLIKSGFYNGLNFHRVIPNFVIQGGCPYGTGTGGPGYCIKCECDEQKVKHERGSLSMAHAGRNTGGSQFFICHSPQRHLDGVHTVFGKCVDDDSLMVLDDIRAGDKIESAEVKDSL
- the secA gene encoding preprotein translocase subunit SecA, coding for MFSMLFRKIFGTQNDRELKKYVKRVKGINELEKQYENMGDDELKSAFNALRDEVRAGKSENLVLNEVFAIVREASKRVLKMRHFDVQLIGGMVLNDGRIAEMKTGEGKTLVATLPVVLNAMSGKGVHVVTVNDYLAKRDATQMGELYNFLGLSVGVILSGQHDDDARKEAYNADITYGTNSEFGFDYLRDNMKFDLNDKVQRKHNFVIVDEVDSILIDEARTPLIISGPTNRTLDGYVKANEVAKKLTRGEAADPAVPNSKPTGDFVVDEKNRTILITEQGINKAEELFGVENLYNLENAILSHHLDQALKAHNLFEKDVHYVVRGHEVVIVDEFTGRLSEGRRFSEGLHQALEAKEGVKIQEESQTLADTTYQNYFRMYKKLAGMTGTAQTEATEFSQIYKLDVISIPTNLPIKRLDQNDLIYKTQNEKFKAVIDEIKKANQKGQPVLVGTASIERSELLHSMLVKAGIAHSVLNAKNHEKEAQIIAQAGKKGAVTIATNMAGRGVDIRIDDEVRALGGLYIIGTERHESRRIDNQLRGRAGRQGDPGVSRFYLSLEDNLLRIFGADRIKSIMDRLGIDEGESIESKLVTRAVENAQKKVENLHFEARKHLLEYDDVANEQRKTIYKYRDELLDKEYDMSEKIAQNRAEYVAMLLENAEIFSGGLKDDFDIKNLVSIIENDCAEHIDESELIGLEYAELASKIDEILTSRYEAKMSIVNPAQKRDVEKVLYLQVLDNAWREHLYQMDILKTGIGLRGYNQKDPLTEYKKESYNLFMELVNRVKTESVKMLSILRLKSKEEAEAERARELMQEEQESILTNTSEKKVPRNAPCPCGSGKKYKECHGKSGPKKGVFA
- a CDS encoding ABC transporter permease gives rise to the protein MSLPKYLLFKYLRFDKTQPFISLSALLAFLGVSIGLMVLIVAMAIMNGFDKEFERKLFTMNYPISVLSGFKASINDELVNELKQKFPDLKFSPFISTQVILRGQNSLEGGLLFGVNSADEKEINSVVKAGLNALELGDFEILVGNGLKDTLGINNGEKITAIFTKADPSGFSLIPKMKRFDVVAGFSSGLVAYDKAYSYTSVESLRKILEYPAGIYDGIHIYSAEPFDDIKRIQSALPLGLKAIGWWQQNGNFFSALQLEKRALFIVLMLIILVASLNIVSSLLMTVMNRRQEIALLLALGASKSEIKKSFFLQGFVIGGGGIIFGIILGLFGVWLLGNFNIINLPADVYGSSKLPMELSLMDFSLIVFGAILIVCISSYYPAKKASEVNILQTLRNE
- a CDS encoding YebC/PmpR family DNA-binding transcriptional regulator, with the translated sequence MGRAFEYRRAAKEARWDKMSKVFPKLAKAITVAAKEGGTDPDMNPKLRAAIAAAKAQNMPKDNIDSAIKRASGKDSADIKTIFYDGKAAHGTQIIVECATDNPTRTVANVKAIFNKNGGEILPSGSLSFMFSRKSVFEVVKPERDLEELELELIDFGLSEIESSDESLYIYGDYESFGTLSEGISKLNLELKKGALEYIPNTTINLSEEQMSDVEKLLDKLEDDDDVQAVYTNIE
- a CDS encoding cation:dicarboxylate symporter family transporter: MQTSKTERNFWLRLATNLAFWVVLGIVAGIVVGIVAPELGVASKPGIDYFIKALKILIGPIIFLTIVSGIVGLESLKDLGSIGFKAFIYFEIVSTLALAVGIIFGEGLKPGHGMHLDYTKLDPHSVDKYTNVDRDVGSMWAILKSAVPTDPITPFLTSNTLQVLFMALIVAIVLSFLKPEHKKACLKPLEFIQHYVLKLLSLLMLFSPIAAYSAMAYLIGKFGIGSLVGMLELLAVMAAASLFFIFIVLGVICYFAKVNIFKFMRFISKEVLVVFATSSSETALAPLMQKLECAGIHRGAVGLIIPTGYSFNLDCTNIYLSLSVIFLAQAFDIPLSIEHLISVLVVLMITSKGAVGVTGSGFVVLAGTLAALPSTGIPVVTVAVLLGVDKFMSEMRAVGNLCGNAVGCMIISIWDKKVDMEQFRYALDNPKEFEFKS